In Holophagaceae bacterium, the sequence AAGCTGTTTGGGAGGGAATTCTCCAGCCAATACACGCCCATCTTCAATGGAGATCGAAGCTTTCATTCCTTGGTACCTGACATGGACATGCGGCAAGTGGTGGCGCTCATCATCCGCATAGAACAGCGAAACCAGAATCCCATAAAACATGCTGATCGTTGGCATGAGTGGTCTCCTGCTTCAGTGTAGGCCAATCATGGTCCCGACCGTGCTGGTGAAGATCCCAAAGCAAGCTTCTGATCGAACCTTGCATTTGAGCGATAAAAAATGCCCCGCCTTTTCCGGGCGGGGCACAAAGAAGCCTGTTGATGGGGCTACTCGACGGCCACCTTCACGCGGTCGCCTTTGTCCGTGGTGACTTCCAGGAGCAGATCACCGGCGTGCGCGGATTCCAGCAGCTTCACCAGCTGCTCCAGTTTGAGTTTCTGGGTCTTGTGGACTTTTTTCGTTCCGCCATCCGAATCCACGGAGCCGTTGATGCTGATCTCTTGATCCGAGATGGTTTCGAGGATGCCTTTGGCGAGGTTCAGCGGCAGGCGGATGTGGATCTCGGAAGGGCCGTCCCCTTTATTGTGGTGGTGGATCATGGATTTGCTGACCACGTCCACCTTGATGAAGCGGGTCTGGGTCTGGGCGGCCATGGGCAGCAC encodes:
- a CDS encoding DUF4160 domain-containing protein, which codes for MPTISMFYGILVSLFYADDERHHLPHVHVRYQGMKASISIEDGRVLAGEFPPKQLRMVQVWVDLHRDELLADWELATNGEEPFRIAPLQ